The proteins below come from a single Notamacropus eugenii isolate mMacEug1 chromosome 7, mMacEug1.pri_v2, whole genome shotgun sequence genomic window:
- the ISCA2 gene encoding iron-sulfur cluster assembly 2 homolog, mitochondrial isoform X1, which produces MAALVIAPRGWALTALGLRTVNSRLRGSRLLPTSWRPPRMPPGAPPQVGISSLRESSASSSTASSQTSGSESEEGQVRITESCVKRLLEITEGAEFLRLQVEGGGCSGFQYKFSLDTVINPDDRVFEKGGARVVVDTDSLAFVKGALVDFSQELIRSSFQVLNNPQAEQGCSCGTSFSVKL; this is translated from the exons ATGGCGGCCTTGGTGATAGCGCCCCGGGGCTGGGCTCTAACGGCCTTGGGCCTGAGGACGGTGAATTCTCGGCTGAGGGGCAG CAGGCTCCTCCCCACCTCCTGGCGCCCGCCGCGGATGCCACCCGGAGCGCCCCCGCAGGTGGGCATCTCCTCGCTCAGGGAGTCGTCTGCCTCCTCCTCCACTGCCAGCTCCCAAACTTCGGGCTCCGAGTCAGAAGAAGGTCAGGTCCGCATCACTGAAAGCTGCGTTAAG AGGCTTCTGGAGATCACAGAAGGGGCAGAGTTCCTCAGACTACAAGTGGAGGGAGGTGGATGCTCCGGATTCCAATACAAATTCTCCCTGGACACAGTTATCAATCCTGATGACAG GGTGTTTGAAAAGGGCGGGGCTCGAGTGGTGGTTGACACTGATAGCTTGGCCTTCGTGAAAGGGGCCCTGGTGGACTTCAGCCAAGAATTGATCCGAAGTTCATTTCAGGTGTTGAACAACCCTCAGGCAGAGCAAGGATGTTCCTGTGGGACTTCATTCTCTGTCAAACTATAA
- the ISCA2 gene encoding iron-sulfur cluster assembly 2 homolog, mitochondrial isoform X2, giving the protein MAALVIAPRGWALTALGLRTVNSRLRGRLLPTSWRPPRMPPGAPPQVGISSLRESSASSSTASSQTSGSESEEGQVRITESCVKRLLEITEGAEFLRLQVEGGGCSGFQYKFSLDTVINPDDRVFEKGGARVVVDTDSLAFVKGALVDFSQELIRSSFQVLNNPQAEQGCSCGTSFSVKL; this is encoded by the exons ATGGCGGCCTTGGTGATAGCGCCCCGGGGCTGGGCTCTAACGGCCTTGGGCCTGAGGACGGTGAATTCTCGGCTGAGGGGCAG GCTCCTCCCCACCTCCTGGCGCCCGCCGCGGATGCCACCCGGAGCGCCCCCGCAGGTGGGCATCTCCTCGCTCAGGGAGTCGTCTGCCTCCTCCTCCACTGCCAGCTCCCAAACTTCGGGCTCCGAGTCAGAAGAAGGTCAGGTCCGCATCACTGAAAGCTGCGTTAAG AGGCTTCTGGAGATCACAGAAGGGGCAGAGTTCCTCAGACTACAAGTGGAGGGAGGTGGATGCTCCGGATTCCAATACAAATTCTCCCTGGACACAGTTATCAATCCTGATGACAG GGTGTTTGAAAAGGGCGGGGCTCGAGTGGTGGTTGACACTGATAGCTTGGCCTTCGTGAAAGGGGCCCTGGTGGACTTCAGCCAAGAATTGATCCGAAGTTCATTTCAGGTGTTGAACAACCCTCAGGCAGAGCAAGGATGTTCCTGTGGGACTTCATTCTCTGTCAAACTATAA